Proteins co-encoded in one Listeria ivanovii subsp. ivanovii genomic window:
- a CDS encoding YslB family protein, producing the protein MVIMVYESEVFEMTEKEQNGHEEHVLVPSFGLDLLRDYLIPEILGDEAPHIMYWAGKDLARKFPLDSLEAIIYFFEKASWGKLSTLKEKKDELRLLLEGEMVESRFRSQENPTFKLEAGFIAEQIQAQKEFYTESYDEIDKRKKQVTIIVKWDRKETIANEEGY; encoded by the coding sequence TTGGTTATAATGGTGTATGAAAGTGAGGTATTCGAAATGACAGAAAAAGAACAGAATGGACATGAAGAACACGTACTCGTTCCAAGCTTTGGTTTAGATTTACTACGCGATTATTTAATTCCTGAAATACTTGGAGATGAAGCACCTCACATTATGTACTGGGCTGGAAAAGATTTAGCCCGTAAATTCCCGCTTGATTCATTGGAAGCAATTATTTATTTCTTTGAAAAAGCTTCTTGGGGTAAACTTAGTACATTGAAGGAAAAGAAAGATGAGTTACGGTTACTTTTAGAGGGTGAAATGGTTGAATCCCGCTTTCGTTCCCAAGAAAATCCAACTTTCAAATTAGAAGCTGGCTTTATTGCCGAACAAATACAGGCGCAAAAAGAGTTCTATACAGAAAGTTATGACGAAATTGATAAACGCAAAAAACAAGTAACTATTATTGTCAAATGGGATCGTAAAGAAACAATAGCTAACGAAGAAGGCTATTAA
- the racE gene encoding glutamate racemase, with the protein MKQAIGFIDSGVGGLTVVREVLKQLPHEQIYYLGDTARCPYGPRDKEEVRQFTWEMTNFLVDRGIKMLVIACNTATAAALYDIRAKLDIPVIGVIQPGSRAALKATRNNKIGVLGTIGTVESMAYPTALKGLNRRVEVDSLACPKFVSVVESGEYKSAIAKKVVAESLLPLKSTKIDTVILGCTHYPLLKPIIENFMGDDVAVINSGEETASEVSALLDYHNLLDASDKEIQHRFFTTGSTQIFQDIAKDWLNMPEMTVEHIKLGK; encoded by the coding sequence GTGAAACAAGCTATTGGATTTATTGATTCGGGAGTTGGCGGTTTGACAGTGGTGCGAGAAGTATTAAAGCAGCTACCCCACGAACAAATATATTACTTAGGTGATACCGCCCGTTGCCCATATGGACCACGTGATAAAGAAGAAGTACGTCAGTTTACCTGGGAAATGACAAATTTTCTAGTAGACCGTGGCATCAAAATGCTTGTCATCGCATGCAATACCGCGACAGCAGCAGCTTTATATGATATTAGAGCAAAACTCGATATACCTGTGATCGGTGTTATTCAACCAGGTTCGCGAGCAGCATTAAAAGCAACTAGAAATAATAAAATCGGCGTACTTGGAACCATTGGAACTGTCGAAAGTATGGCTTATCCAACAGCCCTCAAAGGCTTAAATCGGCGAGTGGAAGTCGATTCCTTAGCTTGTCCCAAATTCGTATCGGTCGTAGAATCAGGTGAGTACAAAAGTGCTATTGCCAAAAAAGTAGTAGCCGAATCACTTTTGCCACTGAAGAGCACGAAGATTGATACCGTGATCTTAGGTTGCACGCACTATCCACTATTAAAACCAATTATCGAAAATTTTATGGGGGATGATGTTGCGGTTATTAATTCAGGCGAAGAAACCGCAAGTGAAGTGAGTGCGCTACTTGATTACCATAATTTATTAGATGCTTCAGATAAAGAAATTCAGCACCGTTTTTTCACCACGGGCTCTACACAAATTTTTCAAGATATTGCTAAAGATTGGTTAAATATGCCAGAAATGACTGTAGAACATATAAAACTAGGAAAATAA
- a CDS encoding aspartate kinase — MGLVVLKFGGTSVSTVDKIGKTADQAIYEKKQGNKVIVVVSAMGKSTDKLVAMAEEISELPDKREMDMLLSTGEQITISLLAMTLKEKGHDAISYTGWQAGIETEAVHSNARIVDIDSARIESALDAGQIVVVAGFQGLTADGEITTLGRGGSDTTAVAIASALKAEKCAICTDVVGVFTTDPRYVKKAQKLEQITYDEMLELANLGAGVLHPRSVEYAKNFRIPLEVRASHEQVSGTMIEEDLTMENTKVVRGIAFEDQITRVTIHWKQKEAMRVSKVFTKLAENNIDVDIIIQGITGLGHGNLSFTIKTSALLSTLAVLEESKELLQIEKLESEQELAKVSIVGSGMVSNPGVAAQMFEALTENNIPIKMISTSEIKVSTVVPARKMVEAAQILHDQFDLDK; from the coding sequence GTGGGACTAGTGGTATTAAAATTTGGCGGAACTTCTGTCAGCACTGTAGATAAAATCGGGAAAACAGCTGATCAAGCCATTTATGAGAAAAAGCAAGGAAATAAAGTAATTGTCGTTGTTTCTGCGATGGGAAAATCAACCGATAAATTAGTAGCGATGGCCGAAGAAATAAGCGAACTACCAGATAAACGTGAAATGGATATGTTGCTTTCAACTGGAGAACAAATCACTATTTCACTACTTGCAATGACACTAAAAGAAAAAGGTCATGATGCGATTTCTTACACAGGATGGCAAGCTGGAATTGAAACCGAAGCTGTTCATAGTAATGCTCGAATTGTAGACATCGATAGTGCCCGAATAGAATCTGCCCTTGATGCAGGACAAATCGTTGTTGTTGCAGGGTTCCAAGGTTTAACTGCAGATGGTGAAATAACAACACTCGGTCGCGGCGGTTCTGACACAACTGCTGTAGCCATTGCCTCTGCGTTAAAAGCAGAAAAATGCGCTATATGCACGGATGTAGTAGGTGTTTTTACAACAGACCCTCGTTATGTGAAAAAAGCCCAAAAATTAGAACAAATTACATATGATGAAATGTTAGAATTAGCCAACCTTGGTGCCGGTGTTTTGCATCCGCGATCGGTTGAGTATGCCAAAAATTTCCGGATTCCACTAGAAGTTAGAGCAAGCCATGAACAAGTTTCCGGAACGATGATAGAGGAGGATTTAACGATGGAAAATACCAAAGTAGTTCGTGGTATTGCTTTTGAAGACCAAATTACTCGTGTTACGATTCATTGGAAACAAAAAGAAGCGATGCGTGTTTCTAAAGTTTTCACAAAATTAGCGGAAAATAATATTGATGTCGATATCATCATCCAAGGTATCACAGGACTAGGCCATGGTAATTTATCCTTTACGATTAAAACGAGTGCGCTTCTCTCTACTCTAGCTGTTTTAGAAGAAAGTAAAGAGCTTTTACAAATTGAAAAATTAGAATCCGAACAAGAACTAGCGAAAGTTTCCATTGTTGGTTCTGGGATGGTAAGTAATCCTGGTGTAGCAGCACAGATGTTTGAAGCGCTTACCGAAAATAATATTCCTATCAAAATGATTAGTACTTCAGAAATCAAAGTTTCCACCGTAGTTCCAGCTAGAAAAATGGTAGAAGCTGCTCAAATATTACACGACCAATTCGATTTAGACAAATAA
- a CDS encoding GW domain-containing glycosaminoglycan-binding protein, with product MKRNSSLKKVLPVLLITIIAMCMNTNLEIKVQAASISNPMPINQIFPDTNLAEVMKWSLRKNSVTDVVSQQELDQVESINAMRKNIKSIQGLQHLSNLQTIYLSDNQIQDISYLTNLNKLEEIYLSGNQIKDIGHLANLNKLEKIFLQGNQLTDINLPAGLSNLKTLVLSNNQIKDICNLEKSKKLENVYLQGNQLTDISIAGLSNLNILDLSNNQIKGINQLANLNKLNELYLEGNQLTDISVLAGLSNLKTLDLNNNQIKDIRTLSTLVNLENLLMNNNQLININHLSSLLKLKLLSFNGNRVTDISSVAKLTNLTELDCSENQVDNINSLAKLTNLTGLTLEGNKVKDLSPLAQLTNLTGLNFRQNQINDISILEKLPNLDSLAFDKNKVSDVSILAKLPKLTYLIFNDNQVTNIDSLAKLPHLVGVDFSGNKVSNIKALTNLTKLRFLNANGNCIQDIQALRGLTQLEELKLARNRIMDISPLIWLNNIDELDLSNQAFINRPIDFQVNVTIPNIVKDITGTLIAPNSSSDKVTYNPPNLTWNLPTYKKEVCYTFNQSVMLGQATSQFSGQVIQPFNKLDVVKSNKAITAYGRVKPGKTSTVWTQPCRTKDTKQVGMVSAYTGKNLRILREAQTTSGIYYQFSVGGKTIGWVEAQALGIFYQSSMEKKATGARYTVRGKEGQHFYKLPVIDAAIDGGTLAKWKGKRLIIQREVTIGKEKWLLLQGVGWVKATNLTTVLYNKPMTGYAKVKLAKGKVVWSNPYNITGYKVVASLSRYTGKNLRILREAQTSNGLYYQVRVGKKTIGWVEAKNVAVFYKPIMEKKYKGTRFVKVRKKNQAYYSMPVADAAISRGKLQKFGRKRVTIDRKATIQGQQWYRIKGAGWTKAVNLSTRR from the coding sequence TTGAAAAGAAATAGTAGTTTAAAAAAAGTATTACCAGTGTTATTAATAACCATTATTGCTATGTGTATGAACACAAACTTGGAGATAAAGGTGCAAGCTGCGAGTATTTCCAATCCTATGCCTATTAATCAAATATTCCCAGATACGAACTTAGCAGAAGTAATGAAATGGTCATTAAGAAAAAATAGCGTAACAGACGTAGTTTCCCAACAGGAACTAGATCAAGTAGAAAGTATTAATGCTATGAGAAAGAATATAAAATCTATTCAAGGACTGCAGCACTTGTCGAACTTACAAACTATATATTTGAGCGATAATCAAATTCAAGATATCAGTTACCTTACCAATTTAAACAAACTGGAAGAAATTTACTTGAGCGGTAATCAAATCAAAGATATCGGTCATCTTGCTAATTTAAACAAACTGGAAAAAATTTTCTTGCAAGGTAATCAATTAACTGATATTAATTTACCAGCTGGTTTATCTAATTTAAAAACACTAGTTTTAAGCAATAATCAAATTAAAGATATCTGTAATCTTGAAAAATCAAAAAAACTGGAAAATGTATACTTGCAAGGTAATCAATTAACTGATATCAGCATAGCTGGTTTATCCAACTTAAATATCCTTGATTTGAGTAACAATCAAATCAAAGGTATCAATCAACTTGCTAATTTAAATAAACTGAATGAATTATATTTGGAAGGTAATCAATTAACTGATATTAGTGTACTAGCTGGTCTATCCAATTTAAAAACACTGGATTTGAACAATAACCAAATCAAAGATATACGTACATTATCCACTTTAGTTAACCTAGAAAATTTATTAATGAATAACAATCAACTAATCAATATAAATCATTTATCAAGTTTACTTAAACTCAAACTTTTATCTTTTAATGGAAATCGAGTAACTGATATAAGTTCAGTAGCGAAATTAACCAATTTAACTGAATTAGATTGTAGTGAAAACCAAGTAGATAATATAAATTCACTAGCAAAACTAACCAATTTAACTGGATTAACATTGGAAGGGAATAAGGTGAAAGATCTAAGCCCATTGGCCCAATTAACTAATTTAACTGGTTTAAATTTTAGACAAAATCAAATAAACGATATCAGTATATTGGAGAAATTGCCAAATTTAGATAGTTTAGCCTTTGATAAGAATAAAGTGAGTGATGTAAGTATATTAGCAAAGTTACCTAAGTTAACCTACTTAATTTTTAATGACAATCAGGTAACGAATATCGATTCATTAGCAAAATTACCTCATTTAGTTGGAGTGGATTTTAGTGGCAATAAGGTAAGTAATATAAAGGCATTAACCAATTTAACTAAGTTAAGATTTCTAAATGCAAATGGTAACTGCATACAAGATATCCAAGCTTTACGGGGGTTAACACAACTGGAAGAGTTAAAGTTAGCTCGTAACCGCATTATGGATATAAGTCCATTAATCTGGTTAAATAATATTGATGAATTAGATTTGTCCAACCAAGCATTTATAAATCGTCCTATCGATTTTCAAGTGAATGTAACTATTCCTAATATAGTCAAAGATATAACAGGAACATTGATAGCACCAAATTCTAGTAGTGACAAAGTAACCTATAACCCACCTAACCTCACTTGGAATTTGCCTACGTATAAGAAAGAAGTATGCTATACCTTTAATCAATCTGTTATGCTAGGGCAAGCTACTTCCCAATTTAGCGGTCAAGTAATCCAACCATTTAATAAGCTGGATGTAGTGAAATCGAATAAAGCCATCACTGCATATGGTCGTGTGAAACCAGGAAAAACAAGCACGGTGTGGACGCAGCCCTGTCGTACAAAGGACACTAAACAGGTAGGAATGGTGTCAGCCTATACTGGTAAGAATTTACGCATCTTACGAGAAGCACAAACAACTAGTGGCATTTACTATCAATTTAGTGTAGGTGGAAAAACGATTGGTTGGGTAGAAGCTCAAGCGCTAGGGATTTTCTATCAATCTAGCATGGAGAAAAAAGCGACAGGAGCTCGCTATACTGTTCGTGGAAAAGAAGGCCAACACTTTTATAAGCTTCCAGTAATCGATGCCGCTATTGATGGAGGAACACTTGCTAAATGGAAAGGGAAAAGACTTATCATACAACGCGAAGTCACCATTGGAAAAGAAAAGTGGCTACTACTTCAAGGCGTTGGCTGGGTAAAAGCTACTAATCTGACCACCGTGCTTTACAATAAACCTATGACTGGCTATGCGAAAGTAAAACTAGCTAAGGGAAAAGTAGTGTGGTCCAATCCATATAATATTACTGGCTACAAAGTGGTAGCTTCTTTATCGCGCTACACCGGTAAAAATTTACGCATTTTACGAGAAGCACAAACAAGCAATGGCTTATACTACCAAGTGAGAGTAGGCAAAAAAACGATTGGCTGGGTAGAGGCTAAAAATGTCGCTGTTTTCTATAAACCAATTATGGAGAAAAAATATAAAGGCACTCGTTTTGTGAAAGTAAGAAAGAAAAACCAAGCTTATTACAGTATGCCAGTGGCGGATGCAGCCATTAGTCGTGGGAAGCTCCAAAAATTTGGTCGTAAAAGAGTAACCATTGACCGAAAAGCAACTATTCAAGGCCAACAATGGTACCGAATCAAAGGAGCTGGCTGGACAAAAGCAGTGAACCTAAGTACGAGAAGATAA
- a CDS encoding metallophosphoesterase, with product MKLLVVSDSHSERDCLIHLKDKYENAVDAMIHCGDSELEADDPAIQGFHTVRGNCDFGGGFPNDWVGEVDGYRILTTHGHLYNIKMTLMNLRYRARELNADFAFFGHSHELGVDMLDDTIILNPGSISLPRGRIRVKTYALIDSTSEGIKVRFMDRDDNELTELTQVFPLIKHN from the coding sequence ATGAAATTATTAGTTGTTAGCGACAGCCACTCAGAGCGTGATTGCTTAATCCATCTAAAAGATAAATACGAAAACGCTGTCGATGCGATGATTCATTGTGGTGATTCTGAACTAGAAGCAGACGACCCAGCGATTCAGGGATTTCATACAGTTCGAGGAAATTGTGATTTTGGTGGCGGATTTCCAAATGATTGGGTAGGTGAAGTAGATGGTTACCGAATTTTAACCACCCATGGACACTTATATAACATCAAAATGACCTTGATGAATTTAAGATACCGCGCACGCGAATTAAACGCAGATTTTGCATTCTTCGGGCATTCCCATGAGTTAGGCGTGGATATGCTTGATGATACCATTATCTTAAATCCTGGCAGCATCTCATTACCAAGAGGCCGCATCCGGGTAAAAACATATGCACTCATTGATTCCACATCAGAAGGAATCAAAGTTCGTTTCATGGACCGAGATGACAACGAACTAACTGAACTGACACAAGTTTTCCCGTTAATCAAACATAACTAG
- the rph gene encoding ribonuclease PH, whose protein sequence is MRVDGRESNALRKIEVTPDYLMHPEGSVLIASGNTKVICSASVETKVPPFMRGEGRGWISAEYAMLPRATNTRNIRESSKGKVTGRTMEIQRLIGRALRAVVDLEALGERTIWLDCDVIQADGGTRTASITGAFIAMVMAIAKLDAEVPFTKFPVKDFLAATSVGVLEEGGTVLDLNYIEDSAAQVDMNIIMTGSGAFVELQGTGEEATFSEAELAELIALGKKGIAELIEIQKETLGENVTARIKGE, encoded by the coding sequence ATGAGAGTTGATGGAAGAGAAAGTAATGCATTACGAAAAATCGAAGTAACACCGGATTATTTAATGCACCCAGAAGGTTCGGTTTTAATTGCATCAGGAAACACAAAAGTAATCTGTTCCGCGAGTGTAGAAACTAAAGTACCGCCGTTCATGCGAGGGGAAGGTCGCGGCTGGATTTCTGCGGAATATGCGATGTTACCACGAGCAACCAACACACGTAATATTCGTGAATCATCCAAAGGTAAAGTAACTGGGAGAACAATGGAAATTCAACGTCTAATTGGTCGTGCTTTACGTGCAGTAGTTGATTTAGAAGCGTTAGGCGAAAGAACGATTTGGCTAGATTGTGATGTTATCCAAGCAGATGGAGGAACAAGAACAGCGTCAATTACTGGTGCTTTTATCGCAATGGTGATGGCGATTGCTAAATTAGATGCAGAAGTTCCGTTTACTAAATTCCCAGTGAAAGATTTCCTTGCTGCAACAAGCGTGGGCGTTTTAGAAGAAGGTGGAACAGTACTTGATTTGAATTATATAGAAGACAGTGCAGCACAAGTAGACATGAACATTATCATGACTGGAAGCGGCGCATTTGTAGAACTGCAAGGAACCGGGGAAGAAGCAACATTCTCTGAGGCCGAACTTGCAGAATTAATTGCGCTCGGGAAAAAAGGAATTGCAGAATTAATCGAAATCCAAAAAGAAACACTCGGTGAAAATGTCACAGCAAGGATAAAAGGAGAGTAA
- a CDS encoding internalin N-terminal domain-containing protein, producing the protein MKRNNCLKKICTVLLIIVIAILVNTNLETKAQAISIPYAMPINQIFPDYNLADVVKQHLGKQSVTDVVSQRDLDRVQNFNGNCCNITSMEGVQYFRHLKQLSMSYNQISDVSVLTPLRQLEILILEHNKLEDIDVLVNIPTLEGLYVGNNALRDLWALEAMGNLKYVDASEQKCINKPVVYQPNLVITNTIKDMIGKPIVPNFISDNGAYVNTDVTWDLPNPHSITEVSYSFEEVQHIGKEKVLFSGVVIQPIKPQTPANS; encoded by the coding sequence TTGAAAAGAAATAATTGTTTAAAAAAAATATGCACAGTCTTGTTAATCATCGTTATTGCTATCTTGGTGAACACAAACTTGGAGACAAAGGCGCAAGCTATAAGTATCCCATATGCAATGCCTATTAATCAAATTTTTCCAGACTATAATTTAGCAGATGTAGTGAAACAACACTTAGGTAAGCAAAGTGTTACAGATGTTGTTTCGCAAAGGGACCTAGACAGAGTGCAAAATTTTAATGGTAATTGTTGCAATATCACATCTATGGAAGGAGTGCAATATTTTCGTCATTTAAAACAACTATCTATGTCTTATAATCAGATAAGTGATGTTAGCGTGCTTACTCCATTACGTCAACTAGAGATATTGATTTTAGAGCACAATAAGTTAGAAGATATTGATGTACTTGTGAACATACCTACATTAGAAGGTTTGTATGTCGGTAACAATGCACTAAGGGATTTATGGGCACTTGAAGCAATGGGGAATTTAAAATATGTAGACGCCTCAGAACAAAAATGCATCAATAAACCAGTTGTATATCAACCAAACTTGGTTATTACGAATACTATCAAGGATATGATTGGAAAACCAATTGTTCCGAACTTCATAAGTGATAATGGAGCTTATGTAAATACTGATGTTACCTGGGATTTACCTAATCCTCATTCTATAACAGAGGTAAGTTATAGTTTTGAGGAAGTTCAACATATCGGAAAAGAGAAGGTTCTATTTAGCGGTGTGGTGATACAGCCAATAAAGCCACAGACTCCAGCAAATAGTTGA
- a CDS encoding leucine-rich repeat domain-containing protein has protein sequence MRKKSWLKNLLIAVSVIVITTCITASLETKVQAASLPYPMPISKIFPDRALANEVKRSFKKASIKDLISQRELDEVQEFNANGLNIKSIEGLQYFTFLKELYLFHNQVSDLSPLKNLTNLNLLCANDNKLKNLNGLPSTKLTRLHVDDNELTDADSLAHLTQLEVLTIRKNKLRNIDALAHLSKLKILDLRYNELRDVSALGELKEVMRAVLACQKCVNEPAEYQPNVVIPNNIKGTEGALITPDFISDNGKYINGHVVWNLPAYTKEVNYTFGQNVKVGETETVFNGVVEQPLYSKTSESWYRGCFPKRTR, from the coding sequence TTGAGGAAAAAAAGTTGGTTAAAGAATCTATTAATAGCAGTTTCAGTAATAGTTATTACTACATGTATTACCGCAAGTTTAGAAACAAAGGTGCAGGCTGCGAGTCTTCCGTATCCAATGCCAATTAGTAAAATTTTTCCAGATCGAGCTTTAGCAAATGAAGTAAAAAGAAGTTTTAAAAAGGCGAGCATAAAAGATTTAATTTCGCAAAGAGAGCTAGATGAAGTACAAGAGTTTAATGCTAATGGTCTTAACATTAAATCCATTGAAGGACTACAATATTTTACATTTTTGAAAGAGTTGTATCTGTTTCATAATCAGGTAAGCGATCTTAGTCCTTTAAAAAACTTAACTAATTTAAATCTGTTGTGTGCGAATGATAATAAATTGAAGAATCTAAATGGATTACCAAGTACCAAGTTAACTCGGTTACATGTAGACGATAATGAACTCACAGATGCCGATTCACTTGCTCATTTGACACAATTAGAAGTATTAACTATTCGTAAAAATAAACTAAGAAACATTGACGCACTCGCACATTTATCCAAGCTAAAAATATTGGATTTGAGATACAATGAATTAAGAGATGTAAGTGCCTTAGGAGAGTTGAAAGAGGTAATGCGGGCAGTTTTAGCTTGTCAAAAATGTGTAAACGAACCAGCGGAATATCAACCAAATGTGGTGATTCCGAATAATATCAAAGGCACAGAAGGAGCATTGATTACACCAGACTTTATTAGTGATAATGGGAAATATATAAATGGTCATGTTGTATGGAATTTACCTGCATATACAAAAGAAGTAAACTATACATTTGGGCAAAATGTAAAAGTTGGGGAAACGGAAACCGTATTTAATGGTGTAGTAGAACAGCCATTATATTCCAAGACGTCAGAAAGTTGGTACAGAGGCTGTTTCCCAAAAAGAACTAGATAA
- a CDS encoding XTP/dITP diphosphatase, producing MSKIIIATANKGKAKEFEKIFAKYNIDVATLADFPEIGEIEETGTTFAENAALKAETVASLLNQTVIADDSGLIVDALDGAPGVYSARYAGVAHDDAKNNEKLLANLQGVEPAQRTARFHCTLAVATPSEKTSFYTGEVEGVIAEELCGTNGFGYDPLFFLPEFGCTIAEIPAEKKNEISHRANAIKMLEKDLAEVVEKVTKK from the coding sequence ATGAGTAAAATTATTATTGCAACAGCTAATAAAGGAAAAGCGAAAGAATTCGAAAAAATTTTTGCGAAATATAATATCGACGTGGCAACACTTGCTGACTTTCCAGAAATCGGTGAAATTGAAGAAACCGGAACTACTTTTGCTGAGAATGCTGCTCTCAAGGCAGAAACGGTCGCTAGCTTGCTAAATCAAACAGTTATTGCTGATGATTCTGGATTAATAGTAGATGCGCTTGACGGAGCTCCTGGTGTCTATTCTGCTCGTTATGCAGGAGTAGCTCATGATGATGCCAAAAACAATGAAAAATTACTTGCCAATTTACAAGGTGTCGAACCAGCTCAAAGAACTGCCCGCTTTCATTGTACCCTTGCAGTAGCAACACCTTCTGAGAAAACGAGTTTTTATACCGGTGAAGTAGAAGGCGTTATTGCAGAAGAATTATGTGGAACAAATGGTTTTGGCTACGATCCATTATTTTTCTTACCTGAATTTGGATGCACAATAGCAGAAATACCAGCAGAAAAGAAAAATGAAATCAGTCATCGTGCAAATGCCATTAAAATGCTAGAAAAAGATTTAGCAGAAGTAGTAGAAAAAGTCACCAAAAAGTGA